One window of the Magnolia sinica isolate HGM2019 chromosome 19, MsV1, whole genome shotgun sequence genome contains the following:
- the LOC131235272 gene encoding geranylgeranyl pyrophosphate synthase 7, chloroplastic-like — protein sequence MATLIFPHDYPLTIKKLPINGLHANQRRFHFKIQATVSDTRATARSVIARPEIGSKPTVIRHPGSELEFEAYMSEKAKRVNEALDEAVPLRQPLKIHESMRYSLLAGGKRVRPILCIASCELVGGDEATVLPIACATEMIHTMSLVHDDLPCMDDDDLRRGKPTNHKVFGEDTAVLAGDALLSLAFEHAARTVNVPSERVIRAIAELASAVGSDGLVAGQIVDIASERQVVDLSVLEYIHVHKTAKLLEASVVCGAIIGGAHPADVERMRKYARCIGLLFQVVDDILDVTKSSKELGKTAGKDLVSDKATYPKLMGLDKARDFADQLVGQAMDELDCFDGAKAAPLRCLSNYIAYRQN from the coding sequence ATGGCCACTCTAATCTTCCCTCATGATTATCCCCTAACCATCAAAAAACTCCCCATCAACGGTCTACATGCAAACCAAAGGCGTTTTCACTTCAAGATACAAGCCACAGTATCCGATACACGTGCCACCGCACGATCGGTGATAGCCCGGCCAGAGATCGGATCAAAACCAACGGTGATCCGACACCCAGGATCTGAATTGGAGTTCGAGGCGTACATGTCAGAGAAAGCGAAGCGTGTGAACGAAGCACTCGATGAGGCGGTCCCTTTACGCCAACCGTTGAAAATCCATGAATCCATGCGTTATTCGCTCTTAGCTGGCGGGAAGCGTGTACGGCCTATTCTATGTATTGCCTCATGTGAGCTGGTCGGTGGAGATGAGGCCACGGTGCTTCCGATCGCATGTGCGACTGAGATGATACATACCATGTCGCTTGTACATGATGATCTCCCATGCATGGATGACGATGATCTCCGACGTGGCAAGCCTACTAACCACAAGGTCTTTGGAGAGGACACGGCCGTGCTTGCAGGCGACGCGCTTCTCTCTCTGGCGTTCGAACATGCGGCACGGACCGTAAATGTGCCATCCGAACGAGTGATCCGAGCCATAGCTGAGTTGGCCTCGGCCGTAGGTTCGGACGGGCTTGTTGCGGGCCAGATCGTGGATATTGCCAGCGAGAGGCAGGTCGTGGACTTAAGCGTGCTCGAGTATATACACGTGCATAAGACGGCGAAGCTTCTAGAAGCTTCGGTCgtttgtggggccatcataggtggagcccacccaGCTGACGTGGAGAGGATGAGGAAGTATGCAAGATGTATTGGGCTTTTGTTTCAGGTGGTGGATGATATCTTGGACGTTACAAAATCTTCAAAGGAGTTGGGTAAAACGGCAGGGAAGGATTTGGTGAGTGATAAGGCTACGTATCCGAAGCTGATGGGGCTGGATAAGGCTAGGGATTTTGCTGATCAGCTGGTGGGCCAGGCAATGGACGAGCTTGATTGCTTTGATGGTGCCAAAGCTGCACCCCTCCGTTGTTTATCTAATTACATTGCTTACAGGCAGAATTAA